A part of Limihaloglobus sulfuriphilus genomic DNA contains:
- a CDS encoding pyridoxal-phosphate-dependent aminotransferase family protein, with amino-acid sequence MVDWKKPPKLFIPGPVHVVPEVLEQLSRYTIGHRAKEYSQLHGDTVAKLKKMLFTEQNIFLSTSSGSGGWEASMRNLVKDDETVLCCMCGAFSDKYSSVAKACGKNVDELKVDWGRAVTAELIDEKLASGKYAAVTFAYNETSTGVTNPVIEISKMLKEKYPDVLVFVDCVSAMAGLPLKFDEWGWDFAFASVQKAFAIPPGLAIFAVSQRAMKKAETVPNRGYYFDLLQFAKAAEKDQTPTTPAIPQIMALNFQCEKMLAEGMENVWARHKKMAELVRGWAKDKFALFAEDEKYASNTLTAVKNTRGINVAEVISAVKEKHNAAFGNGYGKLKEESFRIAHMGDITINDLTELLGWIDDEL; translated from the coding sequence ATGGTTGACTGGAAAAAACCACCAAAACTCTTTATCCCGGGACCCGTACATGTGGTACCTGAAGTACTCGAACAGCTATCCAGGTACACCATAGGCCACAGGGCGAAGGAATACTCACAGCTGCACGGCGATACCGTGGCAAAGCTCAAAAAAATGCTCTTTACCGAGCAGAATATATTCTTGAGCACATCGTCGGGCTCCGGCGGCTGGGAGGCTTCCATGAGAAACCTGGTCAAAGACGACGAAACCGTTCTATGCTGCATGTGCGGTGCTTTCAGTGACAAATACTCATCAGTGGCTAAGGCCTGCGGCAAGAATGTCGATGAGCTTAAGGTTGACTGGGGCCGTGCGGTTACCGCGGAGCTTATAGACGAAAAACTCGCATCGGGAAAATACGCCGCGGTTACATTTGCGTATAACGAAACAAGTACCGGCGTAACAAATCCGGTAATTGAGATCAGCAAAATGCTTAAGGAAAAATATCCAGATGTCCTGGTATTTGTTGACTGTGTATCTGCTATGGCCGGTCTGCCGCTGAAATTTGATGAATGGGGCTGGGACTTTGCTTTTGCCTCGGTTCAGAAGGCATTCGCCATTCCGCCGGGACTTGCAATATTCGCAGTGAGCCAAAGAGCTATGAAAAAGGCCGAAACTGTGCCTAACAGAGGTTACTATTTTGACCTGCTTCAGTTCGCAAAAGCCGCTGAAAAAGACCAGACGCCGACAACTCCTGCAATACCGCAGATAATGGCGCTGAACTTCCAGTGCGAGAAGATGCTTGCCGAAGGCATGGAAAACGTATGGGCAAGACACAAGAAAATGGCGGAGCTGGTTCGCGGCTGGGCAAAGGACAAATTTGCACTCTTTGCCGAGGACGAGAAATACGCGTCAAACACACTGACCGCTGTCAAAAACACCAGAGGCATAAACGTTGCTGAGGTCATTTCAGCTGTCAAAGAAAAACACAATGCGGCCTTTGGCAACGGTTACGGCAAACTCAAAGAAGAATCTTTCCGTATAGCCCACATGGGTGATATTACCATCAATGACCTGACCGAGCTTCTCGGCTGGATTGATGATGAGCTTTAA
- a CDS encoding DUF1015 domain-containing protein has protein sequence MEIKSFKGYRFSNDVVGNSADCIAPPYDVINDEQQEKLYQQNEYNIVRVTKGKTAEFDEEGNNVYSRASDYFESWIESGALKQDPENSIYAYVQSFEAQDKSYTRSGFIALGKLAQFGKGVRPHEKTLDGPKADRLNLMRATQAQFGQIFMLYDDPECIADAIIAEAAKNQPLLSFVDDENVTHSLYAITGEANITDIAAMMADKDAVIADGHHRYETALNYFNETGKPEAAFRMMTFVNMHNEGLVILPTHRLVGNLADFDPKELKTKLSGDFDVTVYGKDKNTDKDQMFADLKKDFDQAGISFGIYDNSGTFSRAVLKDIKSIQQVADGLSEASQKLDVTVLHRLILEGILGINEQALASESNLEYIKDIGDAIDRSVALVDSGEKQAVFFMNPTRIEQVQGVAAAGEKMPQKSTFFYPKIFTGLVINKL, from the coding sequence ATGGAAATAAAGTCATTTAAAGGTTACAGATTCAGTAATGACGTAGTGGGCAATTCTGCGGATTGCATCGCTCCGCCCTACGATGTGATCAACGACGAGCAGCAGGAAAAGCTCTATCAGCAGAACGAGTACAACATAGTACGCGTCACAAAAGGCAAAACGGCAGAATTCGACGAAGAGGGCAACAACGTTTACTCCCGGGCATCGGATTATTTCGAGAGCTGGATAGAGTCCGGAGCCCTCAAACAGGACCCTGAAAATTCGATATACGCCTATGTTCAGAGCTTCGAGGCGCAGGATAAGTCTTATACGAGAAGCGGTTTTATAGCTCTTGGCAAGCTGGCGCAGTTCGGCAAGGGCGTCCGCCCGCACGAGAAGACGCTTGACGGGCCTAAAGCAGACCGTCTAAATCTTATGCGTGCAACACAAGCTCAGTTTGGACAGATATTTATGCTTTACGATGACCCTGAGTGCATTGCCGATGCCATTATTGCCGAAGCTGCTAAGAATCAGCCGCTTCTGAGCTTTGTGGATGACGAAAATGTAACTCATTCGCTCTACGCCATAACCGGCGAGGCTAATATCACCGACATTGCCGCGATGATGGCGGATAAAGATGCGGTGATTGCGGACGGGCACCATCGGTATGAAACTGCCCTGAACTACTTCAATGAAACCGGTAAACCCGAAGCGGCTTTCAGGATGATGACTTTTGTCAATATGCACAACGAGGGCCTCGTTATACTGCCGACACACCGGCTTGTGGGAAACCTTGCTGATTTTGACCCGAAAGAGCTTAAAACTAAGCTCAGCGGAGATTTTGATGTTACGGTTTACGGAAAAGATAAAAATACCGACAAAGATCAAATGTTTGCAGACTTAAAGAAAGATTTTGATCAAGCCGGAATTTCTTTCGGTATATACGACAATTCCGGCACTTTCAGCAGAGCTGTCTTAAAGGATATCAAAAGTATTCAGCAGGTTGCCGACGGGCTCAGCGAAGCCTCGCAGAAACTTGACGTGACAGTTCTCCACAGGCTTATTCTTGAAGGAATTCTTGGAATTAACGAACAGGCACTTGCAAGCGAGAGTAACCTTGAGTATATTAAAGACATAGGCGATGCCATTGACCGCTCTGTAGCGCTTGTTGACAGCGGAGAGAAACAGGCTGTTTTCTTTATGAACCCGACACGTATAGAGCAGGTTCAAGGGGTAGCCGCCGCGGGTGAGAAAATGCCCCAGAAATCTACATTTTTCTACCCAAAAATATTTACCGGACTTGTAATAAATAAACTGTAA
- a CDS encoding NUDIX domain-containing protein, producing MEYKIEKLTDSKWLNLYEIEYKHNNRSGKWLMSSRKETPIEKAAAPDAVVIIPLIDTPRGRRLVITKEFRVPIGGYEYGFPAGLIDPGESVEDAAGRELKEETGLMLKCVKHTSKPVFSSSGMTDESCIMAIVEAEGEVSNKYLKGNEDIETLLMSVEDLSALLQSDKFVAAKAWGILYHFAISNTLELA from the coding sequence ATGGAATACAAAATAGAAAAACTAACAGATTCCAAATGGCTGAATCTGTATGAGATTGAGTATAAGCATAACAATCGCAGCGGCAAATGGCTGATGTCTTCCCGTAAGGAGACACCCATTGAAAAGGCCGCGGCACCTGATGCGGTTGTCATTATACCTTTGATAGATACGCCGCGAGGCAGAAGGCTTGTTATAACCAAAGAATTCAGGGTGCCTATTGGCGGCTATGAATACGGTTTCCCGGCGGGACTGATCGACCCCGGCGAATCTGTAGAAGATGCCGCCGGCAGAGAACTGAAAGAAGAAACAGGGTTAATGCTCAAGTGTGTGAAACATACGAGCAAACCTGTCTTTTCTTCATCTGGCATGACAGACGAATCCTGCATAATGGCAATAGTTGAGGCTGAGGGAGAAGTGTCCAATAAATACCTCAAAGGCAATGAAGATATTGAAACATTGTTAATGAGTGTTGAGGATCTCTCTGCACTGCTTCAATCAGATAAATTTGTCGCGGCTAAAGCCTGGGGCATTTTGTATCATTTTGCAATCTCAAACACACTTGAATTGGCCTGA